The following are from one region of the Mycolicibacterium diernhoferi genome:
- a CDS encoding acetyl-CoA hydrolase/transferase family protein: MPVELTAEQAAARLRSVDTLGIPLGPGQPPAFLRALGERDDWTDLRVYGALLAVLTELFNHKGVHYLSGFYGPLDRALRDSGADVEFLPADFRRFGPLLRRQAPRVVATVATPPDADGWCSLSLHAGGTIDELHRAGADPDRLLIVEASDAFPRTYGLGEDNRHALHVDEIDILVHSSEAPPALPGGDAPPSEIDRAIAQNAVGYMPSGVTLQTGIGSIPNQIATLLAEGDGGHYGLHSEMFTDGCMRLHRAGKITNTQKGQHEGVSVTTFAFGSSELYEWLDGNREVAFLPVELVNAPETIAKNHRMVTINGALAIDIHGQVVADTIDGGQFSGIGGAEDFVAGAGLELTDRSLICLPSTYLKGERLRSRIVPWFGPGAVITTPRHHVDVIVTEYGTAELEGLTVRERGEALAAIAHPQFRDELYEAAARAANGRSPVIRLV; this comes from the coding sequence ATGCCAGTAGAGCTGACCGCCGAGCAGGCCGCCGCCCGACTGAGGTCCGTGGACACCCTGGGTATCCCGCTCGGGCCCGGTCAGCCGCCGGCGTTCCTGCGTGCTTTGGGTGAGCGCGACGACTGGACCGATCTGCGGGTCTACGGGGCCCTGCTCGCGGTGCTCACCGAGTTGTTCAACCACAAGGGTGTGCACTACCTGTCGGGCTTCTACGGACCACTGGACCGGGCGCTGCGCGACAGCGGCGCCGACGTCGAGTTCCTGCCCGCGGATTTCCGGCGCTTCGGCCCGCTGCTGCGGCGTCAGGCGCCCCGGGTGGTGGCGACCGTCGCGACACCGCCGGATGCCGACGGCTGGTGCTCGCTGTCGCTGCACGCCGGGGGCACCATCGACGAATTGCACCGGGCCGGAGCCGATCCCGACCGACTGCTGATCGTCGAGGCCTCCGATGCGTTCCCACGGACATACGGTCTGGGGGAGGACAATCGGCATGCGCTGCACGTCGACGAGATCGACATCCTGGTGCACTCCTCGGAGGCTCCGCCGGCACTGCCCGGCGGGGACGCGCCGCCCAGCGAGATCGACCGGGCGATCGCACAGAACGCCGTCGGCTATATGCCGTCCGGGGTGACCCTGCAGACCGGTATCGGTTCTATCCCCAATCAGATCGCCACACTGCTCGCCGAGGGCGACGGCGGCCATTACGGCCTGCACAGTGAGATGTTCACCGACGGCTGCATGCGGCTACACCGGGCAGGCAAGATCACCAACACGCAGAAGGGCCAGCACGAGGGCGTGAGCGTGACCACGTTCGCGTTCGGGTCCTCGGAACTCTACGAGTGGCTGGACGGCAACCGGGAGGTGGCCTTCCTGCCGGTCGAGCTGGTCAACGCCCCGGAGACGATCGCGAAGAACCACCGGATGGTCACCATCAACGGTGCGCTGGCGATCGACATCCACGGCCAGGTGGTCGCCGACACCATCGACGGCGGCCAGTTCAGCGGGATCGGCGGTGCCGAGGATTTCGTGGCCGGCGCCGGACTGGAGTTGACCGACCGGTCGCTGATCTGCCTGCCGTCGACCTACCTGAAGGGTGAACGGTTGCGGTCGCGGATCGTGCCGTGGTTCGGCCCGGGTGCGGTGATCACCACGCCGCGCCACCATGTGGACGTCATCGTCACCGAATACGGCACCGCCGAACTGGAGGGATTGACGGTCCGCGAACGCGGTGAGGCGCTGGCCGCCATCGCGCATCCGCAGTTCCGGGATGAGCTGTATGAGGCCGCGGCCCGGGCGGCCAACGGCCGGTCGCCGGTCATCAGGCTTGTCTAA
- a CDS encoding saccharopine dehydrogenase C-terminal domain-containing protein: MRILLVGAGGVGSAFCAIAARRDFFEKIVVSDYDGARAEQAAAAVGDARFSAAQVDATSADAVAALVGEHGITHVMNAVDPRFVMPIFDGALAGGADYLDMAMSLSVRHPDKPYEQTGVKLGDQQFAVAQEWESAGRLALVGIGVEPGLSDVFARYAADHLFSEIEELGTRDGSNLTVDGYEFAPSFSIWTTIEECLNPPVIWEADRGWFVTEPFSEPEVFDFPEGIGPVECVNVEHEEVLLMPRWVDCKRATFKYGLGEEFIDVLKTLHKLGLDRTEKVKVGPVEVSPRDVVAACLPNPATLGPKMKGKTCAGLWVTGTGKDGRPRSTYLYHVVDNEWSMAEYGHQCVVWQTAINPVVALELLATGTWKGAGVLGPEAFDAVPFLELLTAYGSPWGIKEL, from the coding sequence ATGCGGATTCTCTTGGTGGGTGCCGGCGGCGTCGGCTCGGCGTTCTGTGCGATCGCTGCGCGGCGAGACTTCTTCGAAAAGATCGTGGTGAGCGACTACGACGGGGCGCGCGCGGAGCAGGCGGCCGCCGCGGTCGGCGACGCCCGGTTCAGCGCCGCCCAGGTCGATGCCACCTCCGCCGACGCGGTCGCGGCGCTGGTCGGTGAGCACGGCATCACCCATGTGATGAACGCCGTCGATCCCCGCTTCGTGATGCCGATCTTCGACGGGGCGCTCGCGGGCGGCGCCGACTATCTCGACATGGCGATGAGCCTGTCGGTGCGCCACCCCGACAAGCCCTACGAGCAGACCGGGGTGAAACTGGGCGACCAGCAGTTCGCCGTGGCGCAGGAGTGGGAGTCGGCGGGCCGGCTCGCGCTGGTCGGTATCGGTGTGGAGCCCGGTCTGTCCGATGTCTTCGCCCGGTACGCCGCCGACCATCTGTTCAGCGAGATCGAGGAACTCGGCACCCGCGACGGTTCCAACCTCACCGTGGACGGCTACGAGTTCGCGCCGTCCTTCTCGATCTGGACGACCATCGAGGAGTGCCTCAATCCGCCGGTGATCTGGGAGGCCGACCGCGGCTGGTTCGTCACCGAACCCTTCAGTGAGCCAGAGGTTTTCGACTTCCCCGAGGGAATCGGTCCGGTGGAGTGCGTCAACGTCGAGCACGAAGAGGTGCTGTTGATGCCGCGCTGGGTGGACTGCAAGCGCGCGACGTTCAAGTACGGCCTGGGTGAGGAGTTCATCGACGTCCTCAAGACGCTGCACAAGCTCGGCCTGGACCGCACGGAGAAGGTGAAGGTCGGTCCCGTCGAGGTCAGCCCGCGCGATGTGGTGGCGGCCTGCCTGCCCAACCCTGCCACGCTGGGGCCCAAGATGAAGGGCAAGACCTGTGCCGGGCTGTGGGTGACCGGCACCGGTAAGGACGGCCGGCCCCGGTCCACCTACCTGTACCACGTGGTCGACAACGAATGGTCGATGGCCGAGTACGGGCACCAGTGCGTGGTGTGGCAGACGGCCATCAATCCCGTTGTCGCCCTGGAACTCCTGGCCACCGGAACCTGGAAGGGCGCCGGGGTCTTGGGCCCGGAGGCCTTCGACGCGGTGCCGTTCCTGGAGTTGCTGACCGCCTACGGCTCACCGTGGGGCATCAAGGAGCTGTAG
- a CDS encoding TetR/AcrR family transcriptional regulator, with protein sequence MTRRRLSGAQRRDQLLDVARDIVAADGYTALTVDRIARTAGVTRAVVYQQFTDLEGLTTALLDRESAIAFAGMGSVERARDIDELGRGILAYLHAAPTSWRIILRPPEGAPPEARVRIELGRAYARTVAARPLRLDPDGPAARILLASIEELARLHLEDPEAHPEEVVLEYLTSLIDWATERASRP encoded by the coding sequence ATGACCCGCCGCCGGCTCAGCGGTGCGCAGCGTCGGGATCAACTGCTCGATGTGGCCCGCGATATCGTCGCCGCCGACGGTTACACCGCGCTGACCGTCGACCGCATCGCCCGGACCGCCGGTGTCACCAGAGCCGTTGTCTACCAACAATTCACCGATCTGGAAGGTTTGACCACCGCACTGCTGGACCGGGAATCGGCCATCGCGTTCGCCGGGATGGGCAGTGTCGAGCGCGCACGCGACATCGACGAACTGGGCCGCGGAATCCTGGCCTATCTGCACGCGGCGCCGACGAGTTGGCGGATCATCCTGCGACCGCCGGAGGGTGCCCCGCCGGAGGCCCGGGTGCGGATCGAGCTGGGGCGGGCCTATGCCAGGACCGTCGCGGCCCGACCGTTGCGCCTCGATCCGGACGGACCGGCCGCACGGATTCTGCTGGCCTCCATCGAGGAGCTGGCCCGGCTGCACCTCGAGGACCCCGAGGCGCATCCCGAAGAGGTGGTGCTGGAATACCTCACCTCGCTGATCGACTGGGCGACCGAACGCGCATCCCGACCGTAG
- a CDS encoding amino acid ABC transporter ATP-binding protein, translating to MSEAQTEYRVEAADVEKAFGELKVLKGVSFKVAAGTATTIIGPSGSGKTTLLRTLNALDRADSGVIRVDDVEIDFAAPTTKAEVRRFQSRSGFVFQGHNLFPHKTVIENVTEGPLMVQKRPKDEVMAEAVTLLDQVGLAAKRDQYPFQLSGGQQQRVGIARALALKPKVVLFDEPTSALDPELVGEVLSVIKDLAVQGWTLVIVTHEIQFARQVSNQVLFTDQGIILERGTPEEVIGNPRQERTRQFLQRILNPL from the coding sequence ATGAGTGAAGCGCAGACCGAGTATCGGGTGGAAGCCGCCGACGTCGAGAAGGCGTTCGGGGAGCTGAAGGTGTTGAAGGGGGTGTCCTTCAAGGTCGCTGCCGGGACGGCCACCACGATCATCGGGCCCTCCGGATCGGGCAAGACCACGCTGCTGCGAACCTTGAACGCGCTCGACCGGGCCGACTCCGGGGTGATCCGGGTCGACGACGTCGAGATCGACTTCGCCGCGCCGACAACAAAAGCCGAGGTGCGCCGGTTCCAGTCGCGCAGCGGCTTCGTGTTCCAGGGGCACAACCTGTTTCCGCACAAGACGGTGATCGAGAACGTCACCGAAGGCCCGCTGATGGTCCAGAAGCGGCCGAAGGACGAGGTCATGGCCGAGGCCGTCACGTTGCTCGATCAGGTCGGCCTGGCCGCCAAACGCGACCAGTACCCGTTCCAGCTCTCCGGCGGGCAGCAGCAGCGGGTGGGTATCGCACGGGCGCTGGCGCTCAAACCCAAGGTGGTGCTGTTCGACGAGCCGACCTCGGCGCTGGATCCGGAACTCGTCGGCGAGGTGCTCTCGGTGATCAAGGATCTGGCCGTGCAGGGCTGGACGCTGGTGATCGTCACCCACGAGATCCAGTTCGCCCGCCAGGTGTCCAACCAGGTGCTGTTCACCGACCAGGGCATCATCCTGGAGAGGGGCACACCGGAGGAGGTCATCGGCAACCCCAGGCAAGAGCGCACCCGCCAGTTCCTGCAGCGGATCCTCAACCCGCTCTGA
- the hpnE gene encoding hydroxysqualene dehydroxylase HpnE, producing the protein MGDDTRRFVVIGGGLAGLASAVWLAEAGCTVTLLERRGSLGGRAHAMRAEAVDDVPDNGQHVIASGYQHLYRYLRSVGTREHIAFPKSSTLRWPDGRKVTMHTTGVGAVKTLLGVHPDASWADKLRAARATMLLGWQALRQPADLADLSTEQWFDRVGMPAPAREALWDWLALGIAAEPVAQESAKVFANVLSTGIRLGIRHGTPVTIGYPTVDLDTLYIEGALKVFERHGVDVRYRAVARKIRITDGQVTGVTLADGTEIPADAVVCAVPNSNIGGLLDDLPEHPEIYAAADKLGYTPIVSTNLYLDRPLGTESAFEGLIGGTGVIDEVFDRQIMHGRSTERAWLYCLTTSGAYEQIHKSNEEIIDEQMALLRRYYPAAAEAKVLEAQVVKMPRATFSQVVGTDGLRPPQRTSVPSLVLAGDWTATDWSATMESAVQSAAKAVDLLLKK; encoded by the coding sequence ATGGGAGACGACACGCGGCGGTTCGTGGTGATCGGTGGCGGACTGGCCGGACTGGCGTCTGCGGTCTGGCTGGCCGAGGCGGGCTGCACGGTGACCCTGCTGGAGCGCCGCGGCAGCCTCGGTGGTCGCGCGCACGCCATGCGGGCCGAGGCCGTCGACGACGTGCCCGACAACGGGCAGCACGTCATCGCCAGCGGGTATCAGCACCTGTACCGCTACCTGCGCAGCGTCGGCACCCGCGAACACATCGCCTTCCCGAAATCCTCCACGCTGCGCTGGCCGGACGGTCGCAAGGTCACCATGCACACCACCGGTGTGGGTGCGGTCAAAACCCTGCTCGGGGTGCATCCGGACGCGAGCTGGGCCGACAAGCTGCGTGCCGCACGCGCGACCATGCTGCTGGGCTGGCAGGCGCTGCGGCAACCGGCCGATCTGGCCGACCTGTCCACCGAGCAGTGGTTCGACCGGGTCGGTATGCCGGCCCCGGCCCGAGAAGCGTTGTGGGACTGGCTGGCTCTGGGCATCGCCGCCGAACCGGTGGCGCAGGAATCGGCGAAGGTCTTCGCCAACGTACTCAGCACCGGCATCCGGCTCGGCATCAGACATGGCACCCCGGTGACCATCGGCTACCCGACCGTCGACCTGGACACCCTCTACATCGAGGGGGCGCTGAAGGTCTTCGAGCGGCACGGGGTCGACGTGCGATACCGGGCGGTGGCCCGCAAGATCCGCATCACCGACGGCCAGGTCACCGGCGTGACGCTGGCCGACGGCACCGAGATCCCGGCCGACGCCGTGGTGTGCGCGGTACCCAACTCGAACATCGGCGGCCTGCTCGACGACCTGCCCGAGCATCCCGAGATCTATGCCGCTGCAGACAAACTCGGCTACACCCCGATCGTCAGCACCAACCTCTACCTGGACCGGCCGCTGGGCACCGAGTCCGCGTTCGAGGGGCTGATCGGCGGGACCGGGGTCATCGACGAGGTCTTCGACCGGCAGATCATGCACGGCCGCAGCACCGAACGGGCCTGGCTGTACTGCCTGACCACCAGCGGCGCCTACGAGCAGATCCACAAGAGCAACGAGGAGATCATCGACGAGCAGATGGCCCTGCTGCGTCGCTACTACCCGGCCGCGGCGGAAGCGAAGGTGCTGGAGGCTCAGGTGGTCAAGATGCCGCGTGCCACCTTCTCCCAGGTGGTCGGCACCGACGGGTTGCGGCCGCCGCAACGCACCTCGGTGCCCTCGCTGGTGCTGGCCGGGGACTGGACCGCCACCGACTGGTCGGCGACCATGGAGAGTGCGGTGCAAAGCGCGGCCAAGGCTGTCGATCTGCTGCTGAAGAAATGA
- a CDS encoding acyl--CoA ligase family protein — protein MADFTFAPLSPNSLLQRSARAFPERMAVIDGDLRLTYTEFADRCGRVTSALAAAGVQRGDRVAALCTNSHVMLELHQAVPARGAVLVPINTRLSFAEMQYIIGHSGARMLVATQEFDARARELAADLGIDAVVAGGEGDDYEAWLPAVPFPEDEVQVDERDLLAINYTSGTTGHPKGVMYHHRGAYLQAVAMAYHTRLAPSTGYLWTLPMFHCNGWCFTWAVGAAGGTHVCLRKIDAGDIWTALHGGAVTHFSAAPTVLTMIAEHPAAQPLPHPVHVDTGGAPPSPALLARLTPLGFDVTHLYGLTETYGPVAVNVWQPEWDELAPEEAAKLRARQGVGNIIADPLRILDEAGVDVPRDGETIGEIAVRGNDVMLGYYHDDDATAAATRSGHFLTGDLGVMHADGYVEIRDRAKDVIISGGENIASIEVEKAIDSHPEVVESAVVAAPDEKWGEVPVAFITTRTGSEVTPEELTRFLRERMAGFKVPRTMLFEQLPKTSTGKIRKNVLRARAQKRDPD, from the coding sequence ATGGCTGACTTCACCTTTGCGCCACTGTCACCGAACAGCCTGCTGCAGCGATCTGCCCGAGCATTTCCCGAGCGTATGGCCGTCATCGACGGCGATCTGCGGCTTACCTACACCGAGTTTGCGGACCGGTGCGGCCGGGTCACCTCCGCGCTGGCGGCCGCCGGCGTGCAGCGCGGCGACCGGGTGGCCGCACTGTGCACCAACAGCCACGTCATGCTGGAACTGCATCAGGCGGTGCCCGCCCGCGGGGCGGTTCTGGTACCGATCAACACCCGGCTGTCGTTTGCCGAGATGCAATACATCATCGGCCATTCCGGTGCGCGGATGCTGGTCGCCACCCAGGAGTTCGATGCCCGCGCCCGCGAACTCGCGGCCGACCTCGGGATCGATGCGGTGGTGGCCGGGGGCGAGGGCGACGATTACGAGGCGTGGCTGCCCGCGGTGCCGTTCCCCGAGGACGAAGTGCAGGTCGACGAGCGTGACCTGCTCGCGATCAACTACACCTCGGGCACCACCGGCCACCCGAAAGGGGTGATGTACCACCACCGCGGGGCCTACCTACAAGCCGTCGCGATGGCTTATCACACCCGACTCGCCCCCTCGACCGGATATCTGTGGACCCTGCCCATGTTCCATTGCAACGGGTGGTGCTTCACCTGGGCGGTGGGCGCCGCGGGGGGAACCCACGTCTGCCTGCGCAAGATCGACGCCGGCGACATCTGGACGGCGCTGCATGGCGGCGCCGTCACCCATTTCAGCGCCGCCCCGACCGTGCTCACCATGATCGCGGAGCATCCGGCCGCGCAACCGCTGCCGCACCCCGTGCATGTGGACACCGGCGGTGCCCCGCCCTCACCGGCGCTGCTGGCCAGGTTGACCCCGCTCGGCTTCGACGTCACCCATCTCTACGGTCTCACCGAGACCTACGGTCCGGTCGCGGTGAACGTATGGCAACCGGAATGGGACGAGTTGGCGCCCGAGGAGGCCGCGAAACTGCGGGCCCGCCAGGGTGTCGGCAACATCATCGCCGACCCGCTGCGGATCCTGGACGAGGCCGGTGTGGACGTGCCGCGCGACGGCGAGACGATCGGTGAGATCGCGGTGCGGGGCAACGACGTCATGCTCGGCTACTACCACGATGACGATGCCACCGCCGCCGCCACCCGGTCGGGACACTTCCTGACCGGCGACCTCGGTGTCATGCACGCCGACGGATATGTCGAAATCCGGGACCGGGCAAAGGATGTGATCATCTCCGGTGGTGAGAACATCGCGTCCATCGAGGTGGAGAAGGCGATCGACAGCCATCCCGAGGTGGTCGAATCCGCCGTCGTCGCGGCCCCGGACGAGAAGTGGGGCGAGGTCCCGGTCGCGTTCATCACCACCCGCACCGGGTCGGAGGTCACTCCCGAAGAGCTGACCCGGTTCCTGCGCGAGCGGATGGCCGGCTTCAAGGTCCCGCGCACGATGCTGTTCGAGCAGCTACCCAAGACGTCGACGGGCAAGATCCGGAAGAACGTGCTGCGCGCCCGCGCTCAGAAGCGGGATCCGGACTGA
- a CDS encoding ABC transporter permease subunit (The N-terminal region of this protein, as described by TIGR01726, is a three transmembrane segment that identifies a subfamily of ABC transporter permease subunits, which specificities that include histidine, arginine, glutamine, glutamate, L-cystine (sic), the opines (in Agrobacterium) octopine and nopaline, etc.) produces MLGILRRALLAILLVAAVVAGAVGCGSSGDRADDPIKSAGVLRVGTEGTYAPFSYHDPATGQLAGYDIDVAKAVGEKLGVPVEFVETPWDSIFAALEANRFDIVANQVTITPERQAKYDLSEPYSVGEGVIVTRADDDSITSLDDLKGKTTAQSTTSNWAQVARDAGADVEAVEGFAQAITLLNQGRIDATVNDSIAVYAYLAETGDTSVKIAAQTGQQSDQGFAARKDSGLLPELDGALEDLRADGTLSQISQRYLSADATGGAQTQTGPATDQQPPQVRSTLQLVLDNLWPLAKAALTMTIPLTIISFALGLVIALAVALARLSSNPVLSNVARFYISIIRGTPLLVQLFIVFFALPEFGVRIDPFPAAVIAFSLNVGGYAAEIIRSAILSVPKGQWEAAETIGYNRAGALRRIILPQATRVAVPPLSNTLISLVKDTSLASTILVTELLRQAQIVAAPTFEFFAMYGTAAIYYWLICLVLSFGQARVERRLERYVAR; encoded by the coding sequence GTGCTCGGAATTCTCCGGCGGGCGCTGCTCGCCATACTTCTGGTCGCCGCGGTGGTTGCCGGCGCAGTCGGTTGCGGATCCTCCGGTGACAGGGCCGACGATCCGATCAAGTCCGCCGGGGTGCTGCGGGTCGGCACCGAGGGCACCTATGCCCCGTTCAGCTACCACGACCCGGCCACCGGCCAGCTCGCCGGTTATGACATCGACGTGGCCAAGGCGGTCGGCGAGAAACTGGGTGTCCCGGTCGAATTCGTCGAGACCCCGTGGGATTCCATCTTCGCCGCCCTGGAGGCCAACCGGTTCGACATCGTCGCCAACCAGGTCACCATCACCCCGGAGCGGCAGGCCAAATACGATCTTTCCGAACCCTATTCGGTCGGCGAGGGTGTCATCGTCACCCGCGCCGACGATGACTCGATCACCTCGCTGGACGACCTGAAGGGCAAGACCACCGCCCAGTCGACCACCAGCAATTGGGCCCAGGTCGCCCGCGACGCCGGCGCCGATGTCGAGGCGGTCGAGGGATTCGCCCAAGCCATCACACTGCTCAACCAGGGCCGCATCGACGCCACCGTGAACGACAGCATCGCGGTCTACGCCTACCTCGCCGAGACCGGGGACACCTCGGTGAAGATCGCCGCGCAGACCGGGCAACAGAGCGATCAGGGCTTCGCCGCCCGCAAGGACAGCGGTCTGCTGCCCGAACTCGACGGCGCGCTCGAGGACCTGCGCGCCGACGGCACACTGTCGCAGATCTCCCAGCGCTATCTGTCCGCCGACGCCACCGGCGGCGCGCAGACCCAGACCGGCCCGGCCACCGATCAACAACCACCGCAGGTACGTTCGACACTGCAGCTGGTGCTGGACAACCTGTGGCCACTGGCCAAGGCGGCGCTGACGATGACGATTCCGCTGACGATCATCAGCTTCGCGCTGGGATTGGTGATCGCCCTTGCGGTGGCGCTGGCCCGGTTGTCCTCGAATCCGGTGCTGAGCAACGTGGCCCGGTTCTACATCTCCATCATTCGCGGCACCCCGCTACTGGTGCAGTTGTTCATCGTGTTCTTCGCGCTGCCGGAGTTCGGGGTGAGGATCGATCCGTTCCCCGCCGCGGTGATCGCGTTCAGTCTCAACGTCGGCGGGTACGCCGCGGAGATCATCCGTTCGGCGATCCTGAGTGTCCCCAAGGGTCAGTGGGAGGCCGCCGAGACCATCGGCTACAACCGCGCCGGCGCACTGCGGCGCATCATCTTGCCGCAGGCCACCCGCGTTGCCGTGCCCCCGCTGTCGAACACGTTGATATCGCTGGTGAAGGACACCTCGCTGGCATCCACGATCCTGGTGACCGAACTGCTCCGGCAGGCGCAGATCGTGGCGGCACCGACGTTCGAGTTCTTCGCAATGTACGGCACCGCGGCGATCTACTACTGGCTGATCTGCCTGGTGCTGTCGTTCGGGCAGGCCCGGGTGGAACGCCGACTGGAAAGGTATGTGGCGCGATGA
- a CDS encoding MBL fold metallo-hydrolase, protein MKQIRSDLWETRQDNPFPGLKTHAYLWTGGPDGNVLFYSPQTDADFAGLHRLGGVSHQYLSHRDEAGPVLAAIAGRFGASLHAPAVELLDIGRHAHVDVPVAGRYVDSCGIEVIPTPGHTPGSTSYLVPGANGQTYLFTGDTIFLGEDGRWAAGYIPPISDPGPLAHSLRVLGGLTPDLVISSAFGHESAVQAPGPRRWAQCAAQAREKLAEVA, encoded by the coding sequence ATGAAGCAGATCCGCTCCGACCTGTGGGAGACCCGACAGGACAACCCTTTCCCCGGCCTGAAGACCCACGCCTACCTGTGGACCGGCGGACCCGACGGCAACGTGTTGTTCTACAGCCCACAGACCGACGCCGATTTCGCCGGCCTGCACCGGCTCGGCGGGGTGTCCCATCAGTACCTGTCCCACCGGGATGAGGCCGGCCCGGTGCTGGCCGCGATCGCCGGGCGGTTCGGCGCCAGCCTGCATGCGCCGGCGGTCGAACTGCTCGACATCGGCAGGCACGCCCACGTCGACGTGCCGGTCGCCGGCAGGTACGTCGACTCCTGCGGCATCGAGGTGATCCCGACGCCGGGGCACACGCCGGGCAGCACCAGCTACCTGGTGCCGGGCGCGAACGGGCAGACCTACCTGTTCACCGGGGACACCATCTTCCTCGGCGAGGACGGCCGCTGGGCGGCGGGCTATATCCCGCCGATCAGCGATCCCGGTCCGCTGGCGCACAGTCTGCGGGTCCTCGGCGGGTTGACACCCGACCTGGTCATCTCCAGCGCCTTCGGGCACGAATCCGCGGTCCAGGCCCCCGGGCCACGGCGTTGGGCACAGTGTGCCGCGCAGGCCCGGGAGAAGCTGGCGGAGGTAGCCTGA
- the gluQRS gene encoding tRNA glutamyl-Q(34) synthetase GluQRS yields the protein MAPLSGRFAPSPSADLHIGNLRTAVLAWLFARSSGRRFLIRVEDLDDRTFSDVAARQLADLRAIGVISDEPPEYQTAHTSRYDTVIAELAARGLVYECYCSRKDILAAPRAPHAPEGAYPGTCRDRPAPPDPSRPPALRLRSDTSSYTVTDVLHGTFTGVVDDFVLRRGDGVTAYNLAVVVDDAAQNVDQVVRGDDLLSSSPRQAYLGALLGYPPVTYAHVPLVLNEDGKRLAKRDGAVTLAEIGVQQTLTLIADSLGYTATTLDGMLTEFDPASLPRQPWVYRPV from the coding sequence GTGGCACCCCTCTCCGGCCGGTTCGCGCCCAGCCCGTCGGCCGACCTGCACATCGGCAACCTGCGTACCGCGGTCCTGGCCTGGCTGTTCGCCCGGTCATCGGGACGCCGGTTCCTGATCAGGGTCGAGGACCTCGATGACCGCACGTTCAGCGATGTGGCCGCCCGCCAGCTCGCCGACCTGCGCGCCATCGGCGTGATCTCCGATGAGCCGCCGGAGTACCAGACGGCGCACACGAGCCGTTACGACACCGTCATCGCGGAGTTGGCCGCGCGCGGCCTGGTCTACGAATGCTATTGCAGCAGAAAGGACATCCTCGCCGCACCGCGCGCTCCCCACGCACCGGAGGGCGCCTACCCCGGCACCTGCCGGGACCGGCCTGCCCCGCCCGATCCGTCCCGGCCACCGGCATTGCGACTGCGCAGCGACACCTCCTCCTACACCGTCACCGACGTGCTGCACGGCACGTTCACCGGAGTCGTCGATGATTTCGTACTGCGCCGCGGCGACGGGGTGACGGCGTACAACCTGGCCGTGGTGGTGGACGACGCCGCCCAGAACGTCGACCAGGTGGTGCGCGGCGACGATCTACTGTCCTCCTCGCCGCGGCAGGCGTATCTCGGCGCCCTGCTCGGCTATCCCCCGGTGACCTATGCCCACGTCCCACTGGTGCTCAACGAAGACGGCAAGCGACTGGCCAAACGCGACGGCGCGGTCACCCTGGCCGAGATCGGCGTGCAGCAGACGCTCACCCTCATCGCGGACTCACTGGGCTATACCGCCACCACGCTGGACGGGATGCTGACCGAGTTCGATCCCGCGTCTCTCCCCCGTCAACCGTGGGTATACCGCCCCGTGTGA